The Musa acuminata AAA Group cultivar baxijiao unplaced genomic scaffold, Cavendish_Baxijiao_AAA HiC_scaffold_683, whole genome shotgun sequence genome has a window encoding:
- the LOC135663173 gene encoding acetyl-coenzyme A carboxylase carboxyl transferase subunit beta, chloroplastic-like, producing MGKWWFRSMLSNEKLEHRCGLSKSRCGLSKSMDSLDGIGHTSRSEQPILNDTKNDTKKKIPSWNHSGNYSFTNVDSLFEIKDIWSLISDDTFLVRDSNGDSYSVYFDIENQIFEVDNDSSFLSELEKKLSSYLSRGSKKKNHYYYHYMYDTQSGWNNHINSCIDSYLRFEVSINSSISGSTNNYSDSYFYNFICTENRNSSESGRSSKRTRKNFNDFHEEVESDFHEEVEFHEEVESDFHEEVESDFHEEVEFHEEVESNDFNEEVESDFNEEVESDFNEEVESDFNEEVESDFNEEVESDFNEEVEFHEEVEFHEEVESDFHEEVESNDFNINQKYKHLWVQCENCYGLNYKKFFKSKMNICEQCGYHLKMSSSDRIELSIDPGTWDPLDKDMISIDPIDFRSKEEPYGDRIDSYQRRTGLADAIQTGIGQINGIPVAIGVMDFQFMGGSMGSVVGEKITRLIEYATNRSLPVIIVCASGGARMQEGSLSLMQMAKISSASSNYQSDKKLFYVSILTSPTTGGVTASFGMLGDIIIAEPNAYIAFAGKRVIEQTLKKVIPEGSQVSEYLFHKGLFDPIVPRNLLKGVLGELFQLHGFFPLNPSSKM from the coding sequence ATGGGAAAATGGTGGTTCCGTTCGATGTTGTCTAACGAGAAGTTAGAACATAGGTGTGGGCTAAGTAAATCTAGGTGTGGGCTAAGTAAATCAATGGATAGTCTTGATGGTATTGGACATACCAGTAGAAGTGAACAACCTATTCTAAACGATACGAAGAACGATACGAAGAAAAAGATTCCTAGTTGGAATCATAGTGGTAATTATAGTTTCACTAATGTTGATTCTTtatttgaaatcaaggatatttGGAGTTTGATCTCTGATGACACTTTTTTAGTTAGGGATAGTAATGGTGACAGTTACTCTgtatattttgatattgaaaATCAGATTTTTGAGGTTGACAATGATAGTTCTTTTCTGAGTGAACTAGAAAAAAAACTTTCTAGTTATTTGAGTAGGGGGTCTAAGAAAAAGAATCACTACTATTATCATTACATGTATGATACTCAATCTGGTTGGAATAATCACATTAATAGTTGCATTGATAGTTATCTTCGTTTTGAAGTCAGTATTAATAGTTCTATTTCGGGTAGTACCAACAATTACAGTGACAGTTACTTTTATAACTTCATTTGTACTGAAAATAGAAATAGTAGTGAGAGCGGTAGGTCTAGTAAAAGAACTAGAAAAAATTTCAATGATTTCCATGAAGAGgtggaatccgatttccatgaagaagtagaattccacgaagaagtagaatccgacttccatgaagaagtagaatccgatttccatgaagaagtagaattccacgaagaagtagaatccaatgatttcaatgaagaagtagaatctgatttcaatgaagaagtggaatccgatttcaatgaagaagtggaatccgatttcaatgaagaagtggaatccgatttcaatgaagaagtggaatccgatttcaatgaagaagtagaattccatgaagaagtagaattccatgaagaagtagaatccgacttccatgaagaagtagaatccaatgatttcaatataaatcaaaaataCAAACATTTATGGGTTCAATGCGAAAATTGTTatggattaaattataaaaaattttttaagtcaaaaatgaatatttgtgaacagtgtggatatcatttgaaaatgagtAGTTCAGATAGAATTGAACTTTCGATTGATCCCGGAACTTGGGATCCTCTGGATAAAGATATGATATCTATAGACCCCATTGATTTTCGTTCAAAAGAGGAACCTTATGGAGATCGTATCGATTCTTATCAAAGAAGGACAGGTTTAGCTGATGCTATTCAAACAGGCATAGGTCAAATAAATGGTATTCCCGTAGCAATTGGCGTTATGGATTTTCAGTTTATGGGAGGTAGTATGGGATCCGTAGTAGGCGAGAAAATTACTCGTTTGATCGAGTATGCTACTAATCGATCTCTACCTGTCATTATTGTGTGTGCTTCTGGAGGAGCACGCATGCAAGAAGGAAGTTTGAGCTTGATGCAAATGGCTAAAATATCTTCTGCTTCATCTAATTATCAATCAGATAAAAAGTTATTCTATGTATCAATTCTTACATCTCCTACAACTGGTGGAGTAACAGCCAGTTTTGGTATGTTGGGGGATATCATTATTGCTGAACCTAACGCCTACATTGCATTTGCGGGTAAAAGAGTAATtgaacaaacattaaaaaaggtaatacCTGAAGGTTCACAAGTGTCTGAGTATTTATTCCATAAAGGTTTATTCGACCCAATAGTACCACGTAATCTTTTAAAAGGTGTTCTG
- the LOC135663175 gene encoding ribulose bisphosphate carboxylase large chain, protein MSCREGLMSPQTETKASVGFKAGVKDYKLNYYTPDYEVKDTDILAAFRVTPQPGVPPEEAGAAVAAESSTGTWTTVWTDGLTSLDRYKGRCYHIEAVVGEENQYIAYVAYPLDLFEEGSVTNMFTSIVGNVFGFKALRALRLEDLRIPTSYSKTFQGPPHGIQVERDKLNKYGRPLLGCTIKPKLGLSAKNYGRAVYECLRGGLDFTKDDENVNSQPFMRWRDRFLFCTEALFKAQAETGEIKGHYLNATAGTCEEMMKRAICARELGVPIVMHDYLTGGFTANTSLAHYCRDNGLLLHIHRAMHAVIDRQKNHGMHFRVLAKALRMSGGDHIHAGTVVGKLEGEREMTLGFVDLLRDDYIEKDRSRGIFFTQDWVSMPGVLPVASGGIHVWHMPALTEIFGDDSVLQFGGGTLGHPWGNAPGAVANRVALEACVQARNEGRDLAREGNEIIREASKWSPELAAACEVWKEIKFEFEPVDKLDKEKK, encoded by the coding sequence ATGAGTTGTAGGGAGGGACTTATGTCACCACAAACAGAGACTAAAGCAAGTGTTGGATTTAAAGCTGGTGTTAAAGATTACAAATTGAATTATTATACTCCTGACTACGAAGTCAAAGATACTGATATCTTGGCAGCATTCCGAGTAACTCCTCAACCTGGAGTTCCGCCCGAAGAAGCAGGGGCTGCGGTAGCTGCCGAATCTTCTACTGGTACATGGACAACTGTGTGGACTGATGGACTTACCAGTCTTGATCGTTACAAAGGGCGATGCTACCACATCGAGGCCGTTGTTGGGGAGGAAAATCAATATATTGCTTATGTAGCTTATCCTTTAGACCTTTTTGAAGAAGGTTCTGTTACTAACATGTTTACTTCCATTGTGGGTAATGTATTTGGTTTCAAAGCCTTACGAGCTCTACGTCTGGAGGATCTGCGAATTCCCACTTCTTATTCCAAAACTTTCCAAGGCCCGCCTCACGGCATTCAGGTTGAAAGAGATAAGTTGAACAAGTATGGTCGTCCCCTATTGGGATGCACTATTAAACCAAAATTGGGATTATCTGCAAAAAACTACGGTAGAGCGGTTTATGAATGTCTACGTGGTGGACTTGATTTTACCAAAGATGATGAAAACGTAAACTCACAACCATTTATGCGTTGGAGAGATCGTTTCTTATTTTGCACCGAAGCACTTTTTAAAGCGCAGGCCGAAACAGGTGAAATCAAAGGACATTACTTGAATGCTACTGCGGGTACatgtgaagaaatgatgaaaagggCCATATGTGCCAGAGAATTAGGAGTTCCTATCGTAATGCATGACTACTTAACTGGTGGATTCACTGCAAATACTAGCTTGGCTCATTATTGCCGTGACAACGGCCTACTTCTTCACATCCATCGCGCAATGCATGCAGTTATTGATAGACAGAAAAATCATGGTATGCATTTCCGTGTACTAGCTAAAGCATTACGTATGTCTGGTGGAGATCATATTCACGCCGGTACAGTAGTAGGTAAACTGGAAGGGGAACGTGAGATGACTTTAGGTTTCGTTGATTTATTACGTGATGATTATATCGAAAAAGACCGAAGTCGCGGTATTTTCTTCACTCAAGATTGGGTCTCTATGCCAGGTGTTCTGCCCGTGGCTTCAGGGGGTATTCATGTTTGGCATATGCCTGCTCTGACCGAAATCTTTGGGGATGATTCCGTACTACAGTTTGGCGGAGGAACTTTAGGACACCCTTGGGGAAATGCACCTGGTGCAGTAGCTAATAGGGTGGCTTTAGAGGCGTGTGTACAAGCTCGTAATGAGGGACGTGATCTTGCTCGTGAAGGTAATGAAATTATCCGTGAAGCTAGCAAATGGAGCCCTGAACTAGCCGCTGCTTGTGAAGTATGGAAAGAGATCAAATTCGAATTCGAACCAGTAGATAAGCTagataaagagaaaaagtaa